A section of the Vibrio vulnificus CMCP6 genome encodes:
- a CDS encoding sodium-dependent transporter, which yields MKREQWGSRAGFILAAVGSAIGLGNIWRFPYMAYENGGGAFFIPYLFAMITAGIPFMILEFSMGQKYRGSAPATLGKIHPKFEWLGWFQVGVAAVIAVYYVAVIGWAISYFGMSFTQSWGSDTNAFFFSEYLALGDNSPTNLGSIQWKIALAMLIAWGITYAAIVGGVKSGIERASKIMMPILFIMVLLLIGRMIFLPGALDGVNYMFEPDFSKIWDVKVWAAAYGQIFFTLSIGFAIMLAYSSYLPEKSDITNNAFMTVLINCGFSILAGIMIFSVLGYMAQEQGKPITEVVSAGVGLAFVTIPAAINLLPAPYILGPLFFLALVVAGLSSHISIMEAVTSALIDKLNWSRKKAATIVIGSGLVVSMAFATNGGLLLLDLVDHFANNVGIMAGGLVEIVLMAWLLNKVADVREYVNKISDFTIGTWFDVCLKFITPAVLAVILATKLMTLFTEGYGGYDLTLGWAIIAALFVMGFVINATNRKEA from the coding sequence ATGAAGCGAGAACAATGGGGATCCCGAGCAGGATTCATTTTAGCGGCCGTCGGTTCAGCGATCGGTTTAGGCAATATTTGGCGTTTCCCATATATGGCTTATGAGAACGGTGGCGGCGCATTTTTTATTCCTTACCTTTTTGCCATGATCACCGCTGGTATTCCCTTTATGATCCTAGAGTTTAGTATGGGACAAAAATACCGCGGCTCAGCACCAGCAACTTTGGGTAAAATCCACCCTAAATTTGAATGGCTAGGTTGGTTCCAAGTTGGCGTAGCGGCCGTTATTGCGGTGTACTACGTCGCCGTTATTGGCTGGGCAATCTCCTACTTTGGTATGTCATTTACACAAAGTTGGGGAAGCGATACCAACGCCTTTTTCTTCAGCGAATATCTGGCACTTGGCGATAACTCACCAACCAATCTAGGTTCCATTCAATGGAAAATTGCTTTGGCGATGCTGATTGCGTGGGGGATTACCTATGCCGCTATCGTCGGTGGCGTAAAATCCGGTATTGAGCGCGCATCGAAGATCATGATGCCGATTCTTTTCATCATGGTACTGCTGCTGATTGGTCGTATGATCTTCTTACCCGGAGCTTTGGATGGTGTGAACTACATGTTCGAGCCAGACTTTAGCAAGATTTGGGACGTTAAAGTATGGGCAGCAGCCTACGGGCAGATCTTCTTTACCCTCAGTATTGGTTTCGCCATCATGCTGGCTTATTCCAGCTATCTACCTGAGAAATCGGACATCACAAATAACGCTTTCATGACCGTATTAATCAACTGTGGTTTCTCGATTCTTGCGGGCATTATGATTTTCTCGGTACTGGGCTATATGGCGCAAGAACAAGGCAAACCGATCACGGAAGTGGTGTCTGCTGGTGTGGGCCTCGCATTTGTTACGATCCCGGCAGCCATTAACTTGTTACCCGCTCCTTACATCCTTGGTCCATTATTCTTCTTAGCATTGGTGGTGGCAGGTCTAAGCTCGCACATTTCAATCATGGAAGCGGTCACTTCTGCGCTTATCGACAAGCTAAACTGGAGCCGTAAAAAAGCGGCCACTATTGTCATCGGTAGTGGACTGGTTGTCTCTATGGCATTTGCAACCAACGGTGGTTTGTTACTGCTCGATCTCGTTGATCACTTTGCAAACAACGTCGGTATCATGGCCGGTGGTTTAGTTGAAATCGTACTAATGGCATGGCTGCTCAACAAAGTGGCCGATGTTCGCGAATACGTGAACAAGATTTCCGATTTCACGATTGGTACTTGGTTCGATGTTTGCCTGAAATTCATTACCCCAGCGGTTCTTGCTGTGATTCTAGCCACCAAGCTGATGACGCTGTTTACCGAAGGCTACGGTGGTTATGACTTGACGCTTGGCTGGGCAATTATCGCAGCGCTGTTTGTGATGGGCTTTGTTATCAACGCAACAAATCGTAAGGAAGCATAA
- the acpP gene encoding acyl carrier protein, which yields MSNLEERVKKIIVEQLGVDESEVKNEASFVDDLGADSLDTVELVMALEEEFDTEIPDEEAEKITTVQAAIDYVTANAQ from the coding sequence ATGAGCAACCTCGAAGAACGCGTAAAGAAAATCATTGTTGAACAACTAGGTGTTGATGAGTCTGAAGTTAAAAACGAAGCTTCTTTCGTAGACGACCTAGGTGCTGATTCTCTAGACACCGTTGAACTAGTAATGGCACTAGAAGAAGAATTCGACACTGAGATCCCTGACGAAGAAGCTGAAAAGATTACAACTGTTCAAGCTGCGATCGATTACGTAACTGCGAACGCTCAGTAA
- a CDS encoding TatD family hydrolase: MFVDSHCHLDKLNYDDLHIDVADVINKAKQVNVEQLLSVGVTLDSFPKMLELIEPFDNVHASCGVHPLDVESPFCLDKMKAYASHSKVVAIGETGLDYHYKPETQALQRERFEQQVALAVELNKPLIIHTRQAREDTLAILRNGGADKCGGVIHCFTEDLAFAEAAMALGFYISISGNVTFRQATELKEVVKHIPLERLLIETDSPYLAPVPHRGKENQPAYVIEVAAYIAQLKNISLASVGEKTTQNFKNLFLR; this comes from the coding sequence ATGTTTGTAGATTCTCATTGTCACCTAGACAAATTGAATTACGATGATCTGCACATAGATGTTGCTGACGTGATCAACAAAGCCAAGCAGGTAAATGTGGAGCAATTGCTGTCTGTCGGTGTGACATTGGATTCTTTTCCAAAAATGCTTGAGCTCATTGAGCCTTTTGACAACGTACACGCCTCTTGTGGAGTGCACCCATTAGACGTGGAAAGTCCCTTTTGCTTGGACAAAATGAAAGCCTATGCCTCGCATTCTAAAGTTGTGGCTATTGGTGAAACGGGTCTTGATTATCACTATAAGCCAGAGACGCAAGCATTGCAGCGTGAACGTTTTGAACAGCAAGTTGCACTCGCGGTTGAGCTGAATAAGCCACTGATTATCCATACGAGGCAAGCGAGAGAAGATACCTTAGCCATTCTTCGCAATGGGGGGGCAGACAAATGCGGTGGCGTGATTCACTGTTTTACCGAAGATCTTGCTTTTGCTGAAGCGGCAATGGCGCTCGGTTTTTACATCTCTATCTCTGGAAATGTCACGTTCAGACAAGCAACGGAGCTTAAAGAGGTTGTAAAACACATTCCTTTGGAACGGTTGTTGATCGAAACCGATTCTCCGTACTTGGCACCTGTACCTCATAGGGGCAAAGAGAATCAACCCGCCTATGTTATCGAAGTTGCTGCATATATCGCACAGCTTAAAAACATTTCCTTAGCAAGTGTTGGTGAAAAAACCACCCAAAACTTTAAAAATCTTTTTTTGCGATAG
- the tmk gene encoding dTMP kinase yields MKQAKFIVIEGLEGAGKSTAIQTVLDTLRQAGINEIAQTREPGGTPLAEKMRALVKEEHPGEHLHDMTELLLLYAARVQLVENVIKPALHEGKWVVGDRHDLSSQAYQGGGRQIDATLMKNLRDTALGEFKPAFTLYMDIDPKVGLERARGRGELDRIEKMDISFFERTRQRYLELAKSDASIVTINAEQSIEQVANDIRSALNLWLEQLQD; encoded by the coding sequence ATGAAGCAAGCAAAATTTATCGTCATTGAAGGTTTAGAAGGCGCTGGGAAAAGCACGGCAATTCAAACGGTTTTGGACACATTACGCCAAGCAGGGATTAATGAGATTGCACAAACGCGTGAACCGGGTGGCACACCTTTGGCGGAAAAGATGCGAGCTCTGGTGAAGGAAGAGCATCCTGGCGAGCATTTGCATGACATGACGGAGCTGCTACTGCTCTACGCGGCACGAGTTCAGTTAGTTGAGAATGTCATTAAACCTGCGCTACACGAAGGAAAGTGGGTGGTGGGTGATCGTCATGATCTCTCTTCCCAAGCGTACCAAGGCGGTGGTCGTCAAATTGATGCGACACTAATGAAAAATCTTCGTGACACGGCATTAGGAGAGTTTAAGCCAGCCTTTACTCTGTATATGGATATCGATCCTAAAGTGGGCTTGGAGAGAGCGAGAGGGCGAGGAGAGCTCGATCGCATCGAAAAAATGGACATCAGCTTTTTCGAAAGAACACGTCAGCGTTATTTGGAGTTAGCGAAGAGCGATGCGTCTATCGTTACGATTAACGCAGAGCAAAGCATTGAGCAGGTCGCGAACGACATTCGATCTGCGCTCAACCTTTGGCTAGAACAGTTACAGGATTAA
- a CDS encoding YnhF family membrane protein, with product MEHDLKAALIITATVFAVLLSFGFIAITAA from the coding sequence ATGGAACACGATCTAAAAGCAGCCCTAATCATCACAGCAACTGTCTTTGCAGTTCTACTCTCTTTTGGTTTTATTGCGATCACTGCCGCTTAA
- the ptsG gene encoding PTS glucose transporter subunit IIBC, which yields MFKNLFANLQKVGKALMLPVSVLPVAGILLGVGAADLSFIPDILSNLMEQAGGSVFGQMALLFAVGVALGFTNNDGVAGLAAIVGYGIMTATLAVMAGVMGVEKIDTGVLGGILVGGVAAWAFNRFFKIQLPEYLGFFAGKRAVPIITGFTAIALGILLSIVWPPIGGAIASFSDWAAHQNPQVAFGIYGIVERSLIPFGLHHVWNVPFFFEAGSCVNAAGEAQNGVLTCYLVADEASRAAGNGFGQLAGGYMFKMFGLPAAAIAIAHCAKPENRAKVMGIMASAALTSFLTGITEPIEFSFLFVAPVLYGIHALLAGSAYVVANTLGFVHGTSFSHGLIDFLVLSGNAQKMGLMIGVGLVYAAIYYVVFRFVIQAMDLKTPGREDETEEATATSGSDLAGELVAAFGGKANITGLDACITRLRVAVADTAAVDQDKLKKLGAAGVVVVAGGVQAIFGTKSDNLKTEMDEWIRNHG from the coding sequence ATGTTTAAGAACCTTTTTGCTAACCTGCAAAAAGTTGGTAAAGCGCTGATGCTACCAGTATCAGTTTTACCAGTTGCGGGTATTCTACTAGGTGTGGGTGCTGCCGACCTTAGCTTCATTCCAGATATCTTATCAAATCTGATGGAGCAGGCGGGTGGTTCTGTATTTGGTCAAATGGCACTACTATTTGCTGTAGGTGTTGCACTTGGCTTTACAAATAATGACGGCGTAGCAGGTCTAGCTGCGATCGTTGGTTACGGCATCATGACAGCAACACTTGCAGTTATGGCTGGCGTAATGGGCGTTGAAAAAATCGACACAGGTGTCCTTGGTGGTATCCTAGTCGGTGGTGTTGCTGCTTGGGCATTCAACCGTTTCTTCAAGATTCAACTACCAGAATACCTAGGCTTCTTTGCTGGTAAGCGTGCTGTGCCAATCATCACTGGTTTCACGGCTATCGCTCTTGGTATCCTACTATCCATCGTATGGCCTCCAATCGGTGGTGCTATTGCTTCTTTCTCTGATTGGGCTGCTCATCAGAACCCACAAGTTGCATTCGGTATCTACGGTATTGTTGAACGTTCTCTTATCCCATTCGGTCTACACCACGTGTGGAACGTACCATTCTTCTTCGAAGCGGGTAGCTGTGTGAACGCTGCAGGCGAAGCTCAAAATGGTGTTCTAACGTGTTACCTAGTTGCAGATGAAGCTTCTCGTGCTGCGGGCAATGGCTTCGGTCAGCTAGCGGGCGGTTACATGTTCAAGATGTTTGGTCTACCTGCAGCAGCGATCGCTATCGCACACTGTGCTAAGCCAGAGAACCGCGCGAAAGTAATGGGTATCATGGCGTCAGCAGCTCTGACTTCATTCCTAACCGGTATTACTGAGCCAATCGAATTCTCATTCCTATTCGTTGCTCCTGTACTTTACGGTATCCACGCTCTACTAGCGGGTTCTGCATACGTTGTTGCTAACACTCTAGGTTTTGTACACGGTACTTCATTCTCTCACGGTCTGATCGACTTCCTAGTTCTATCTGGTAACGCGCAGAAGATGGGTCTGATGATTGGTGTTGGTCTAGTTTACGCAGCTATCTACTACGTAGTATTCCGCTTCGTTATTCAAGCGATGGATCTTAAGACTCCAGGTCGTGAAGATGAAACGGAAGAAGCAACTGCAACTTCTGGCTCAGACCTTGCTGGTGAATTGGTTGCTGCGTTCGGCGGTAAAGCAAACATCACAGGTCTAGATGCATGTATCACACGTCTACGTGTGGCTGTTGCTGACACAGCAGCAGTAGACCAAGATAAATTGAAGAAGCTAGGTGCAGCAGGTGTTGTTGTCGTTGCTGGTGGTGTTCAAGCTATCTTCGGTACTAAATCTGACAACCTAAAAACTGAAATGGATGAGTGGATCCGTAACCACGGTTAA
- a CDS encoding patatin-like phospholipase family protein, which translates to MAINSGIVTNSYTNLDIERYAKYQQGKTSLVAQGGGQRGIFTAGVLDAFILSDFDPFHEFYGTSAGALNLCAYLCRQHGLGKAFILDLTTDSEFFNLFGYIRQKQYLGLEWALDKIRSYPYKLDLDLGETILGERQAYASVTETSTLTDRYLPMFGPIWHDTMLATCAIPKLYAKPVMINGNEYVDGGVSASVPVQEPWRRNARSIVVIRTEPFSATENTAPLNLNEMKPREADWFRNSFGNVQLKWQDRVSRWREDWSLFFQQQIADSQAIPDHKFRLLNGGRWLFGADNIYRLSHLIGDNFDSGLADMLMVHYQTYSLTRDFLAKPPDDTFIIQITPDAPLRSSSLLSGRDELLFDYDCGVQAGYRFIKQYQLVKQQRMLSRLNQTNDNR; encoded by the coding sequence ATGGCAATAAACAGTGGTATTGTCACGAACAGTTACACCAATCTTGACATAGAGCGGTACGCCAAATACCAACAGGGAAAAACATCTTTGGTTGCCCAAGGGGGTGGCCAAAGAGGTATTTTCACTGCTGGCGTTTTAGATGCTTTCATCCTCTCTGATTTTGACCCTTTCCATGAGTTCTATGGTACCTCTGCTGGCGCTTTAAATTTGTGTGCTTACTTGTGTCGTCAGCATGGATTAGGAAAAGCCTTCATACTCGATCTCACCACGGATTCTGAGTTTTTTAACCTATTTGGTTACATTCGGCAGAAGCAATATCTGGGTTTAGAATGGGCATTGGATAAAATTCGCTCTTATCCCTATAAGTTGGATCTTGATCTTGGTGAAACCATATTGGGTGAACGACAAGCGTATGCTTCGGTGACGGAAACATCGACATTAACTGACCGTTATTTGCCAATGTTTGGTCCGATATGGCACGACACCATGCTGGCAACGTGTGCCATTCCTAAGCTATATGCGAAGCCTGTGATGATAAATGGCAACGAGTATGTGGACGGTGGGGTATCGGCGTCCGTTCCGGTTCAGGAGCCGTGGCGGCGTAATGCCCGTTCTATTGTGGTGATCCGAACCGAACCGTTTAGTGCAACCGAGAATACTGCGCCTCTTAATCTTAATGAGATGAAACCGAGAGAAGCTGATTGGTTTCGTAATTCATTCGGTAATGTGCAGTTGAAATGGCAGGATAGGGTGAGCCGCTGGCGTGAAGATTGGAGCTTGTTCTTTCAACAACAAATTGCCGATTCTCAAGCGATTCCCGATCACAAATTTCGCTTGTTGAACGGGGGGCGTTGGTTATTTGGTGCAGACAACATCTACCGCCTTAGCCATCTGATTGGTGACAATTTTGATTCGGGATTAGCCGATATGCTGATGGTGCACTATCAAACGTATTCGTTAACCCGAGATTTTCTTGCTAAGCCACCTGACGATACGTTTATTATTCAAATTACACCGGATGCGCCACTGAGATCCAGTTCATTGCTCAGCGGCCGAGACGAATTGCTGTTTGATTACGATTGTGGTGTGCAGGCCGGTTATCGCTTTATTAAACAGTATCAATTGGTTAAACAGCAAAGAATGCTGTCACGGTTGAATCAGACAAATGACAACCGCTGA
- a CDS encoding MetS family NSS transporter small subunit: protein MATSAIIMMLIGLGITWGGAAICIKRAMDKQ from the coding sequence ATGGCAACGAGCGCAATTATCATGATGCTGATTGGTCTTGGCATTACCTGGGGTGGTGCAGCCATCTGTATTAAACGAGCAATGGACAAACAATAA
- the pabC gene encoding aminodeoxychorismate lyase, translating to MYWVNGVVATEVSLSDRSFQYGDGCFTTMKTLNGQIEHWPLHIERMEACLQVLSIPLPDWALVEQWLHQAALPDARGGLKLHISRGEGGRGYSPSGVATPNVTISSFSYPVHYSQWQQHGVELGVCQTPLGINPILAGHKHNNRLEQVLCKGELDALGYLDGVTINVQNHVIETTIANLFWVKNGVLFTPDLTLSGVSGVMRRLVMGEAQRRAIACQEIKADLSSLLAAEEVFMTNSLLGVAPINQILETRYPIGTTTRYFEGIFNS from the coding sequence ATGTATTGGGTCAATGGCGTTGTAGCAACGGAAGTTTCTCTCTCAGACCGATCATTCCAGTATGGTGATGGCTGCTTTACCACCATGAAAACATTGAATGGCCAAATCGAGCATTGGCCATTACATATTGAACGTATGGAAGCGTGCTTACAGGTTCTTTCTATTCCTCTCCCTGATTGGGCATTGGTTGAACAGTGGCTACACCAGGCCGCGTTACCAGATGCACGAGGTGGGTTGAAATTGCACATTAGCCGCGGAGAAGGCGGTCGCGGTTACAGCCCCAGTGGTGTTGCTACGCCAAATGTTACCATCTCGAGTTTTTCCTATCCTGTTCATTATTCCCAATGGCAACAACATGGTGTAGAGCTCGGTGTGTGTCAAACACCTCTCGGTATCAATCCTATTCTTGCAGGACACAAGCATAATAATCGTCTTGAGCAAGTTCTTTGCAAAGGGGAACTCGATGCGTTGGGTTACCTAGATGGGGTGACGATTAATGTGCAAAACCATGTGATTGAAACTACAATAGCCAATCTTTTTTGGGTTAAGAATGGTGTACTTTTTACTCCCGATCTCACTTTGAGTGGAGTGTCCGGTGTGATGCGTCGCTTGGTGATGGGCGAAGCACAACGTCGTGCGATAGCGTGTCAGGAAATCAAAGCAGACTTGTCCTCTTTATTGGCGGCTGAGGAAGTATTCATGACCAACTCTTTGCTGGGTGTTGCTCCTATCAATCAGATTCTCGAAACCCGTTACCCAATTGGTACCACAACACGATATTTTGAAGGAATTTTTAACTCGTGA
- the fabF gene encoding beta-ketoacyl-ACP synthase II — MSKRRVVVTGMGMLSPVGNTVAESWKSLLEGKSGIVNIEHFDATNFSTRFAGLVKDFNCEEYMSKKDARKMDLFIQYGIAAGIQALDDSGLEITDENAHRVGVAIGSGIGGLDLIEAGHTALVEKGPRKVSPFFVPSTIVNMVAGNLSIMRGMRGPNIAISTACTTGLHNIGHAARMIAYGDADAMVAGGAEKASTPLGMAGFGAAKALSTRNDEPQKASRPWDKDRDGFVLGDGAGIMVLEEYEHAKARGAKIYAELVGFGMSGDAYHMTSPSEDGSGGALAMEAAMRDAGIVGTQVGYVNAHGTSTPAGDVAEIKGVKRALGEEGAKQVKVSSTKSMTGHLLGAAGSVEAIITVLSLVDQIVPPTINLDNPEEGLDIDLVPHTAKKVDMEYAICNSFGFGGTNGSLVFKKI, encoded by the coding sequence GTGTCCAAGCGTCGTGTAGTTGTCACTGGCATGGGTATGTTGTCACCGGTTGGCAACACCGTAGCAGAATCCTGGAAATCCCTGCTTGAAGGCAAAAGTGGTATCGTCAATATCGAACATTTCGATGCAACTAACTTCTCTACCCGTTTCGCCGGTTTGGTAAAAGACTTCAACTGCGAAGAATACATGTCTAAAAAAGATGCACGTAAAATGGATCTCTTCATCCAGTACGGCATTGCAGCAGGTATTCAGGCTTTAGACGATTCAGGTCTTGAAATTACGGATGAAAACGCACACCGCGTTGGTGTTGCGATCGGCTCTGGTATCGGCGGTCTTGATCTTATTGAAGCAGGCCACACCGCTTTAGTTGAAAAAGGCCCACGTAAAGTTAGCCCATTCTTCGTTCCTTCAACTATTGTAAACATGGTTGCAGGTAATCTATCTATCATGCGTGGCATGCGCGGTCCGAACATCGCGATTTCTACGGCATGTACTACTGGTCTGCATAACATCGGCCATGCAGCGCGAATGATCGCTTACGGCGATGCTGATGCTATGGTTGCTGGTGGTGCTGAGAAAGCATCAACACCGCTTGGTATGGCTGGCTTTGGTGCGGCGAAAGCTCTTTCTACTCGTAACGATGAACCACAAAAAGCGTCTCGTCCTTGGGACAAAGATCGCGATGGTTTCGTATTAGGCGATGGTGCTGGCATCATGGTACTTGAAGAGTACGAACATGCAAAAGCACGTGGCGCAAAAATTTACGCTGAGCTGGTTGGCTTTGGTATGTCGGGTGATGCTTATCACATGACTTCACCAAGCGAAGACGGCTCTGGTGGCGCTCTAGCGATGGAAGCGGCAATGCGTGACGCAGGTATTGTTGGTACACAAGTGGGTTATGTGAACGCTCACGGTACATCAACACCAGCAGGCGATGTGGCTGAAATTAAAGGCGTAAAACGTGCTCTTGGTGAAGAGGGCGCAAAACAAGTTAAAGTATCTTCAACAAAATCTATGACCGGCCACCTACTTGGTGCCGCAGGCTCTGTTGAAGCGATCATTACCGTGTTGTCGCTGGTTGATCAGATCGTTCCACCAACCATTAACCTGGATAATCCAGAAGAAGGTTTGGATATCGATCTTGTTCCACATACTGCGAAGAAAGTGGATATGGAATACGCGATCTGTAACTCATTCGGCTTCGGTGGAACAAACGGCTCACTCGTATTTAAGAAAATCTAA
- a CDS encoding DNA polymerase III subunit delta', whose translation MTHYPWLASTWQGLQSAMSAQRLPGAILLQSDVELGVDELIEKFSAALLCKTYPDEGCGFCHSCELLKSQNHPDLHFIRPEKEGKAITVEQIRQCNRQAQESSQMGGYRLFVIEPAEAMNESASNALLKTLEEPSGSCLFLLICHDKKRLLPTIISRCQQWSITPPEVSVSMQWLQQQGVSVNESFLKLAHYSPVTAMHMAKESEFQHYEKLERQFVDFLIQADSDYVSLCQTVQAATLRNLSWLWLLLSDAQKVHFGLQNEETLQGSHALGQLPLSGLQTSMVKLNQLNQQLHQFSGLNEELMIINWLIETREALCL comes from the coding sequence TTGACACACTATCCTTGGTTAGCATCGACATGGCAAGGGCTGCAGTCCGCCATGTCGGCACAGCGGTTACCTGGTGCCATCTTGTTGCAATCTGACGTTGAGCTCGGTGTTGACGAGCTTATCGAAAAGTTTTCGGCGGCTTTACTGTGTAAGACTTACCCTGATGAGGGTTGTGGCTTTTGCCATAGTTGCGAGCTGTTAAAGTCGCAAAACCATCCTGATCTTCATTTCATTAGGCCAGAGAAAGAAGGCAAGGCTATTACTGTTGAGCAGATACGCCAATGTAACCGTCAGGCACAAGAATCTTCTCAAATGGGCGGATATCGTTTGTTTGTTATCGAACCTGCGGAGGCGATGAACGAATCGGCTTCAAATGCGTTGTTGAAAACATTGGAAGAGCCGTCTGGGAGCTGCCTATTTTTGTTGATTTGCCACGATAAGAAACGGTTGTTGCCCACTATCATCAGCCGTTGTCAACAGTGGAGCATAACGCCTCCTGAGGTCTCGGTGTCTATGCAATGGTTGCAACAACAAGGGGTTAGCGTGAATGAGTCCTTTCTGAAACTGGCTCATTACTCGCCCGTGACGGCAATGCACATGGCAAAAGAATCAGAGTTTCAACACTATGAAAAACTCGAAAGACAGTTTGTGGATTTCTTAATTCAGGCGGATTCTGACTACGTGTCACTGTGTCAGACAGTTCAAGCCGCGACGTTACGTAATCTCTCGTGGTTGTGGTTACTGCTTTCTGATGCGCAGAAGGTTCATTTTGGCTTGCAAAATGAAGAAACATTGCAAGGTAGTCACGCGCTAGGGCAACTGCCTTTGAGCGGATTACAGACCTCAATGGTAAAACTCAATCAATTAAATCAACAGTTACATCAGTTTTCGGGTTTAAACGAAGAACTGATGATCATCAACTGGTTAATCGAAACTAGAGAGGCATTATGTTTGTAG
- a CDS encoding outer membrane beta-barrel domain protein, whose protein sequence is MLKHLSLLSCTLLLMFAPLASANKLIVTPFVGYTFGGAVEDENQDTFDLNAAPNYAIAIETPLDKGRVGLFYSYQSSEVDVIKQDYGFHYLHFQSSIYYPTDSGLSGYLGMGLGASYADVDWADDKVGFSTSIFGGIEYPITSNLLISAQIRWLGTVVDNDSSAACVVPTTGQNCVIQFETDWVNQFQSNLGLTFKL, encoded by the coding sequence ATGTTGAAACATCTCTCCCTCCTCAGTTGCACACTCTTACTTATGTTTGCGCCACTGGCATCAGCCAACAAACTGATTGTAACGCCTTTTGTTGGTTATACCTTTGGTGGTGCTGTTGAAGATGAAAATCAGGACACATTCGATCTCAATGCCGCGCCAAACTACGCCATCGCCATCGAAACCCCTTTGGATAAAGGACGAGTTGGTCTGTTCTACTCCTATCAAAGCTCGGAAGTGGATGTCATCAAACAAGATTATGGTTTCCACTATTTACACTTCCAAAGCAGCATCTACTATCCAACAGATTCTGGCTTAAGCGGTTATCTCGGTATGGGGCTCGGTGCATCTTATGCTGACGTAGATTGGGCAGATGACAAAGTTGGTTTCTCCACCAGTATCTTTGGTGGAATTGAATACCCGATTACCAGTAATTTATTGATTTCAGCTCAAATTCGTTGGCTAGGAACGGTGGTCGACAATGACTCAAGCGCCGCTTGCGTTGTACCCACCACGGGGCAAAACTGTGTCATTCAATTTGAGACCGATTGGGTAAACCAATTTCAATCTAATTTAGGATTAACCTTCAAGCTTTAA
- the mltG gene encoding endolytic transglycosylase MltG, producing the protein MIKKIIGLLFIAALMIGVATFWAYSQTKTYVNQPLKLEGSEIITIPSGSGFGRTLAILTEKGWIEEPTPLARLIPKLYPEITRIKAGTYQIESEMSLYQALEVFNLGKEHQFTITFVEGSRFQEWMVQMAQDPYLVHELAGLSEAEIAKRLEIPYEKLEGLFLAETYHYTYGTSDVELLKRAHEKLNRVLDKHWQQRQDKLPLKNSYEALILASIIEKETAIDEERERVASVFVNRLNKRMRLQTDPTVIYGMGEAYDGNIRKKDLRTPTPYNTYVINGLPPTPIAMAGEASIAAALNPENSSYLYFVASGKGGHVFSKTLAEHNRAVRAYLRELKKR; encoded by the coding sequence GTGATAAAAAAAATAATAGGGCTGCTCTTTATTGCCGCGTTGATGATAGGCGTTGCTACTTTTTGGGCATATTCGCAAACCAAAACCTACGTTAACCAACCGCTCAAACTCGAGGGCAGTGAGATCATCACCATTCCTTCAGGAAGTGGTTTTGGCCGCACATTGGCCATTCTGACAGAGAAAGGCTGGATTGAGGAACCCACACCTCTGGCGCGCTTAATTCCCAAACTCTACCCAGAAATTACTCGAATAAAAGCAGGTACCTACCAAATCGAATCAGAGATGTCGCTTTATCAAGCGTTGGAAGTGTTCAATCTTGGCAAAGAACATCAATTTACCATCACATTTGTCGAGGGAAGTCGTTTCCAAGAGTGGATGGTGCAGATGGCACAAGACCCTTATTTGGTTCATGAATTGGCAGGTTTGAGCGAAGCAGAAATTGCCAAGCGACTGGAGATTCCCTATGAAAAGCTTGAAGGCCTTTTTCTTGCGGAAACCTATCACTATACCTACGGCACCTCTGATGTTGAGTTACTCAAACGCGCACATGAGAAGTTAAATCGAGTGCTGGATAAACATTGGCAGCAGCGTCAAGATAAGTTGCCGCTAAAAAACAGTTATGAAGCGCTAATTCTAGCTTCCATTATTGAGAAAGAAACCGCTATTGATGAAGAAAGAGAGCGAGTTGCGTCTGTATTTGTGAACCGCTTAAATAAGCGAATGCGCTTGCAAACGGACCCTACGGTGATCTATGGCATGGGGGAGGCCTACGATGGCAACATTCGCAAGAAAGATCTACGCACGCCAACGCCATACAATACTTACGTGATTAACGGATTGCCACCGACGCCGATTGCGATGGCGGGAGAAGCCTCTATCGCTGCCGCATTAAATCCAGAGAACAGCAGCTATCTTTACTTTGTCGCTAGCGGTAAGGGTGGGCATGTGTTCTCAAAAACATTAGCTGAACATAATAGAGCAGTAAGAGCATATCTGCGGGAATTGAAGAAAAGATGA